A genome region from Maridesulfovibrio salexigens DSM 2638 includes the following:
- a CDS encoding molybdopterin-guanine dinucleotide biosynthesis protein MobB, whose amino-acid sequence MKAIAIVGKKKTGKTTMGLALVKKLTEKGYKVGVLKHSHHGFDGAEGADTEEYKKIASCVAAYSPSESFVSWKQERTVQDLVPLMNADVIVMEGGNKVGWLPRVIMVREDNDDKEFYPELALKQIPACSPENPPSDELLEELADLVMDKGFILPGLNCGACGREFCMDFVADIIAGKARVSGCQAMKTQMSVTCNGVELGFNPFVADMLSAGITAMLKQLKGYVPGDIEITIKN is encoded by the coding sequence ATGAAAGCGATAGCCATAGTTGGTAAAAAGAAGACAGGTAAAACCACAATGGGCCTTGCTCTGGTCAAGAAACTCACAGAGAAAGGCTACAAAGTCGGGGTGCTCAAACACTCCCACCACGGCTTTGACGGAGCCGAAGGTGCGGACACCGAGGAGTACAAGAAAATAGCATCCTGTGTAGCCGCATACTCTCCCAGCGAGTCCTTTGTTTCCTGGAAACAGGAACGCACTGTTCAGGATCTGGTTCCGCTCATGAACGCTGACGTAATCGTCATGGAAGGCGGCAACAAGGTCGGTTGGCTGCCACGGGTGATCATGGTCCGCGAAGACAACGACGACAAAGAATTTTACCCTGAACTGGCCCTGAAACAGATTCCGGCCTGTTCGCCGGAAAATCCGCCTTCCGATGAACTTCTGGAAGAGTTGGCCGATTTGGTCATGGATAAAGGATTCATCCTGCCGGGACTTAACTGTGGTGCCTGCGGACGCGAATTCTGTATGGATTTCGTGGCTGATATCATTGCCGGGAAAGCCCGCGTTTCAGGATGTCAGGCCATGAAGACCCAGATGTCCGTAACCTGTAACGGTGTCGAGCTTGGATTCAACCCCTTTGTAGCTGACATGCTTTCCGCCGGAATTACCGCCATGCTCAAGCAGCTCAAAGGCTATGTCCCCGGAGACATAGAAATTACAATTAAGAATTAA
- the argB gene encoding acetylglutamate kinase, whose amino-acid sequence MNMEHDITRAKFLIESLPYIKEFYGETVVIKYGGNAMIDENLKRAFALNIILLKYIGINPVVVHGGGPQIQKMLSALNIDSHFKSGYRVTDEATMDVVEMVLVGQVNKQIVNLINLNGGKAVGLSGKDGMLIKAEQKELVIESETKAPEIIDLGKVGEVTKVNTTLIESLQSEGFIPVIAPVGVDDEGSTYNINADSVAGAVAAAMNAKRLHLLTDVQGLLDADMNLISSLNCREAAEAIDSGVAKGGMIPKLSCCLEAVHSGVEKAHIIDGRVENCVLLELFTKNGIGTEIVG is encoded by the coding sequence ATGAATATGGAACATGATATTACAAGGGCCAAATTTCTGATTGAATCGCTGCCGTACATTAAAGAATTCTACGGCGAAACAGTCGTCATCAAATACGGCGGCAACGCCATGATCGATGAAAACCTGAAGCGAGCATTCGCCCTGAACATCATCCTGCTGAAATACATCGGTATCAACCCGGTAGTAGTACATGGTGGCGGACCGCAGATTCAAAAAATGCTCAGCGCACTGAACATCGACAGCCATTTCAAGAGCGGATACCGCGTCACAGACGAAGCGACCATGGATGTAGTCGAGATGGTCCTCGTAGGTCAGGTCAACAAACAGATCGTCAACCTGATCAACCTGAATGGCGGTAAGGCTGTCGGACTTTCCGGTAAAGACGGGATGCTTATCAAGGCCGAACAAAAGGAACTGGTCATCGAGTCCGAGACCAAAGCACCTGAAATTATCGACCTCGGCAAGGTAGGCGAAGTGACCAAGGTCAACACCACTCTCATCGAATCACTGCAAAGCGAAGGATTCATTCCGGTTATCGCTCCCGTAGGTGTAGACGATGAAGGTTCCACCTACAACATCAACGCCGACTCCGTTGCCGGAGCTGTTGCCGCAGCCATGAACGCCAAACGCCTGCACTTGCTGACCGACGTACAGGGCCTGCTTGATGCTGATATGAATCTTATTTCTTCACTGAATTGCCGGGAAGCTGCCGAAGCCATTGATTCCGGTGTTGCAAAAGGCGGCATGATCCCCAAACTGAGCTGCTGCCTTGAAGCGGTCCACAGCGGAGTTGAAAAAGCCCACATCATTGATGGACGGGTTGAAAACTGCGTTTTGCTGGAACTTTTCACCAAGAACGGTATCGGCACTGAAATTGTCGGGTAG
- the satP gene encoding acetate uptake transporter, with protein MESKLANPAPLGLMGFGMTTILLNIHNAGFFPISSMILAMGFFYGGIAQVIAGVMEFKKGNTFGTTAFTSYGLFWLTLVALIVMPKMGLAEPTPHAFMGWYLLLWGIFTLFMFVGTLKGNKVLQFIFFSLTVLFFLLALRDFTGSHFIGTIAGWEGIVCGASAFYLAMAEVINEQYGRTVLPIGE; from the coding sequence ATGGAATCAAAACTCGCTAACCCCGCACCGTTGGGCTTGATGGGATTCGGCATGACCACCATCCTGCTGAACATCCACAATGCAGGATTTTTCCCCATCAGCTCTATGATCCTTGCCATGGGCTTTTTCTACGGCGGCATCGCGCAGGTAATCGCCGGAGTGATGGAATTCAAGAAGGGCAACACCTTCGGAACCACTGCCTTCACTTCCTACGGCCTGTTCTGGCTGACCCTCGTAGCATTGATCGTAATGCCCAAGATGGGTCTTGCAGAACCAACCCCGCACGCATTCATGGGCTGGTACCTGCTCCTGTGGGGCATCTTCACCCTGTTCATGTTCGTCGGCACCCTGAAAGGCAACAAAGTGCTGCAGTTCATCTTCTTCTCCCTGACCGTGCTTTTCTTCCTGCTTGCATTACGCGATTTCACCGGCAGCCACTTCATCGGCACCATTGCCGGATGGGAAGGCATTGTCTGCGGAGCATCCGCATTCTATCTCGCTATGGCTGAAGTCATCAACGAACAGTACGGCCGTACCGTTCTGCCCATCGGCGAATAG
- a CDS encoding cation:proton antiporter, protein MTVSALTLITLGLLFMVGFLADTIGRNTPIPRVSILMVAGFMIGPSGFDLLPVSTQSWMPVVSDMALVMIGFLLGSSLQYASLRRSGMLVLWITLGVVVATAVIVGGGLWLAGIPLPLALIYGGIAPATAPAATVDVVHEANAKGRFTEILLKIIALDDALGLIVFSLMLAAAQMLSSAGGGSLETLAHGGKDIVFAIFVGAVLGAPMSYLTGYLKSGEHTLLEALGMVCLCGGLAMWLDVSFLLAAMTMGMVVVNFAKRIDCSFYSIRSIEWPIVVLFFLFAGVNIEIEHIYVNQKLIMFYILLRIVSRFMGGIFGAKKGGENLFFGKWMSMALMPQAGIALGMALTAAHRFEEFEAVVSVIAATTIFFEIAGPICTRFALKKVGDITPGEKRKTKREGCSF, encoded by the coding sequence ATGACCGTATCTGCTTTGACTCTTATCACACTCGGATTGCTGTTTATGGTCGGTTTCTTAGCGGACACCATAGGCAGGAATACCCCTATTCCCCGGGTTTCAATACTTATGGTTGCCGGATTTATGATCGGTCCGTCCGGATTTGATCTGCTCCCGGTATCCACCCAAAGCTGGATGCCTGTTGTTTCGGATATGGCTTTGGTTATGATCGGCTTTCTGCTGGGCAGTTCGCTGCAATATGCATCTTTGCGGCGCTCGGGCATGCTCGTGCTCTGGATTACCCTCGGAGTTGTGGTAGCAACAGCTGTGATCGTTGGTGGAGGATTATGGCTGGCAGGTATACCCTTACCGCTGGCACTTATTTATGGTGGAATAGCCCCGGCGACAGCTCCTGCTGCTACTGTGGATGTTGTCCATGAAGCCAATGCCAAGGGACGTTTTACCGAAATTCTGCTCAAGATTATTGCCCTTGATGATGCTCTCGGCCTGATTGTTTTCAGTCTGATGCTGGCTGCGGCACAGATGTTGTCCAGCGCTGGAGGCGGAAGCCTTGAGACTTTGGCTCACGGGGGTAAGGATATTGTTTTCGCAATTTTTGTAGGGGCTGTTTTGGGGGCCCCTATGAGCTATCTTACCGGATATTTGAAATCCGGTGAGCATACTTTGCTTGAAGCCTTGGGTATGGTTTGTCTTTGTGGCGGCCTTGCCATGTGGCTGGATGTTTCTTTCCTGCTGGCTGCTATGACCATGGGAATGGTGGTCGTCAATTTTGCTAAGCGTATAGATTGCTCCTTTTATTCAATACGTTCTATTGAGTGGCCTATTGTTGTTCTGTTCTTCTTGTTTGCCGGAGTAAATATCGAAATTGAGCATATCTACGTCAACCAAAAGCTGATTATGTTCTATATCCTGCTGCGGATTGTCAGCAGGTTTATGGGAGGGATTTTTGGAGCGAAAAAAGGCGGCGAGAATTTGTTTTTCGGCAAGTGGATGAGTATGGCCTTGATGCCGCAGGCCGGTATTGCCCTGGGGATGGCGCTTACTGCTGCACACAGGTTTGAAGAATTTGAGGCGGTGGTTTCGGTAATTGCAGCAACCACAATATTTTTCGAGATTGCCGGCCCGATTTGTACTCGCTTTGCTTTAAAAAAGGTCGGTGATATCACTCCGGGCGAAAAACGGAAGACTAAGCGGGAGGGGTGCTCTTTTTAA
- a CDS encoding cation:proton antiporter, with translation MSVSALTLMTLGFLFFLGLVADLIGRNTPVPRVSALIVFGIFIGPAGFNLLPVSIGNWMPIVSDIALASIGFLLGNSFNIKEIRKSGKTVLSISLFVAMVTAVGVAGGLWLLGCSLPVALIYGGIAPATDPASTVDVIKESKVKGEFPDTLLKITAIDDAWGLIVFSLMFAAAQIEMLDGGGLHTLLGGVSEIFISVFIGVILGIPMSFLTGRIQSGEPSLVEGLGMVFICSGFALWLDASYLLSAMVMGAVVANVARHHERPFCAVEGVEWPLLVIFFIFAGVSVQLEYFLQHLLLIVIYILLRIAGRFIGAYFGGLFAGKSASFSGWMGMSLMPQAGIALGMALTAANRFEEFRSVVSVIAMATVFFEVAGPICTRFALNRVKESASAKTGR, from the coding sequence GTGTCTGTTTCAGCTCTTACTTTGATGACATTGGGATTTTTGTTCTTTTTGGGATTGGTTGCTGATCTGATAGGTCGAAATACTCCTGTTCCACGTGTCTCAGCATTAATTGTTTTCGGAATTTTTATCGGGCCGGCAGGATTTAATCTCCTTCCAGTGTCGATTGGGAACTGGATGCCTATTGTCTCTGACATTGCTCTTGCCTCCATCGGTTTCCTGCTGGGTAATTCTTTTAATATCAAAGAAATACGTAAATCAGGTAAGACCGTATTATCCATATCTTTGTTCGTTGCAATGGTGACAGCTGTGGGGGTCGCAGGAGGATTGTGGCTTTTGGGGTGTTCTCTTCCTGTTGCTTTGATTTATGGAGGAATCGCTCCGGCAACTGATCCAGCCTCGACAGTGGATGTTATTAAAGAGTCAAAAGTCAAAGGAGAGTTTCCTGATACTTTGCTCAAGATTACAGCTATTGACGATGCTTGGGGACTCATTGTTTTCAGCCTGATGTTCGCTGCCGCGCAGATTGAGATGCTTGATGGAGGCGGGTTGCATACATTGCTGGGTGGAGTTTCGGAAATATTTATTTCTGTTTTTATCGGTGTAATCCTCGGTATTCCAATGAGTTTTCTTACAGGCCGGATACAATCAGGGGAACCCAGTCTTGTAGAGGGGTTGGGTATGGTTTTCATTTGCAGTGGTTTTGCCCTGTGGCTGGATGCCTCATATCTGCTTTCTGCAATGGTGATGGGAGCTGTTGTGGCAAATGTTGCCCGGCATCATGAGCGTCCGTTTTGCGCTGTCGAGGGTGTGGAGTGGCCCCTGCTGGTGATTTTCTTTATTTTTGCAGGCGTAAGTGTCCAGTTGGAATATTTTTTACAGCATTTGTTGTTGATCGTTATTTATATACTGTTGCGAATTGCAGGCCGTTTTATAGGTGCCTATTTTGGAGGTTTGTTTGCCGGAAAGTCTGCTTCATTCAGTGGATGGATGGGGATGTCATTAATGCCGCAGGCAGGTATAGCCCTAGGGATGGCACTTACTGCTGCCAACAGGTTTGAAGAGTTTAGGTCTGTTGTTTCGGTGATAGCAATGGCAACAGTATTTTTTGAGGTAGCAGGACCGATTTGTACCCGGTTTGCCTTGAATAGAGTTAAGGAGAGTGCTTCGGCTAAAACCGGAAGATGA
- a CDS encoding PilZ domain-containing protein: MDQNKRRRTRVNAGFRVVLHKEDIDAFVESHNLSLKGILCDPVKGFSVGDECEISIPLSEEAIIRVCAKVVRSDEDGLAADFHHMDEVSFTHLRRLIQFNAEDADTIDSELTSPAFDV; encoded by the coding sequence ATGGATCAGAACAAGAGACGCAGGACCCGCGTGAATGCCGGATTCAGGGTCGTATTACACAAAGAAGACATTGATGCTTTTGTGGAGTCGCATAATCTAAGCTTGAAGGGAATTCTTTGTGACCCTGTAAAGGGCTTTTCTGTTGGTGATGAATGCGAAATTTCCATTCCGCTCTCTGAAGAAGCGATAATAAGAGTATGTGCTAAAGTGGTTCGCTCAGACGAAGACGGATTGGCTGCTGATTTTCATCACATGGATGAAGTCAGTTTTACTCACTTGCGCCGTTTGATTCAATTCAATGCAGAAGACGCGGATACTATTGATAGTGAGCTTACTTCGCCCGCTTTTGATGTTTGA
- a CDS encoding MFS transporter → MEALYKNKNLQIVFAVTLMAIMGVSSIIPALPEMIREFGISASTIGLIFTIFTLPGILFAPLAGIFADRLGRKKILVPSLIIFGLAGTACFFTKDFHSLLLVRFIQGIGAAAIGVINLTIIGDLFSGKDRIKAMGLNAGVLSMGTAIFPAIGGILAQISWEAPFLLSLVALPLAWVVAFKLDNPEPSSSENFKRYMKAAFAGMRSKEVLSLFAISLLTFIILYGPIVTYLPLLLNSRFHASPLMIGLVISSASFITALAASQMGRLAHFMSQPLMISLSAFAYGAAMIMLPAAESALWCILPVCMFGLGQGLNMPNSMSMLTAIAPMEQRAVFMSVNGMLLRAGQTIAPILMGLVYSGFSLEAVFYAGAVVAAAILVISTMFLRGFEAETVQ, encoded by the coding sequence ATGGAAGCTTTATATAAAAACAAGAACTTACAGATAGTTTTCGCTGTCACCCTCATGGCTATCATGGGTGTTTCCAGCATTATTCCGGCCCTGCCTGAAATGATCCGGGAATTCGGAATCTCTGCATCAACAATCGGGCTGATTTTCACCATCTTCACCCTTCCCGGAATTCTCTTCGCACCCTTGGCCGGAATCTTCGCCGACCGATTGGGCCGCAAAAAAATACTAGTCCCCTCACTTATAATATTCGGACTTGCCGGCACAGCCTGCTTTTTTACTAAAGATTTCCATTCCCTGCTTCTAGTTCGCTTTATTCAAGGAATTGGTGCGGCTGCCATCGGGGTAATCAACCTGACCATCATCGGTGACCTTTTCAGCGGCAAGGACAGAATCAAAGCTATGGGCCTAAATGCAGGAGTCCTGAGTATGGGCACAGCTATCTTCCCTGCCATTGGCGGGATACTGGCTCAAATCAGTTGGGAAGCACCTTTCCTGCTTTCACTCGTGGCACTGCCTCTGGCATGGGTGGTTGCTTTCAAGCTGGACAACCCGGAACCCTCATCAAGTGAGAATTTCAAACGGTACATGAAAGCCGCCTTTGCAGGTATGCGCAGCAAAGAGGTTTTAAGTCTTTTCGCTATTTCCCTGCTTACTTTCATCATCCTCTACGGACCGATTGTCACTTACCTGCCCCTGCTGCTTAATTCACGCTTCCATGCTTCCCCGCTCATGATCGGACTGGTAATTTCCAGTGCCTCATTCATAACCGCACTGGCTGCGTCACAAATGGGCAGACTGGCCCATTTCATGTCCCAACCGCTGATGATATCGCTTTCCGCATTTGCATACGGAGCGGCAATGATCATGCTTCCTGCTGCGGAGTCGGCTTTGTGGTGTATTTTACCGGTCTGTATGTTCGGGCTGGGGCAAGGGCTGAATATGCCTAACTCCATGTCCATGCTCACGGCAATCGCACCTATGGAACAACGCGCTGTATTTATGTCCGTAAACGGGATGTTGCTGCGGGCGGGCCAGACAATAGCCCCGATCCTTATGGGTCTGGTTTATTCCGGATTCAGCTTGGAGGCAGTTTTCTATGCCGGGGCAGTGGTGGCAGCAGCAATACTGGTTATTTCAACTATGTTTTTACGAGGATTCGAAGCGGAAACAGTGCAATAG
- a CDS encoding potassium channel family protein yields the protein MPVSNNDYQYSPFLFKLYHFFKNSPSKFTVLLGFLVGQIFISPIAGHSLFLQQVLYFYTYLVLISAVSAIVVKKKQLYFYFGLYGISLVSSILFFKTRSMLWLAGSEAADMLMLMIAIWGIQNFMWRQKRVTRDLISGAICIYMLAGLAWADAYSLCEIFRNGSFSGIDLGDNVFAIRGALTYFSYVTMLTVGYGDILPVSYMARSLSILQGLFGQMYLAVFIAGILGAFLSQKNLGSSGEAQQGPDEIDQS from the coding sequence ATGCCAGTATCAAATAATGATTATCAATACAGTCCATTTCTGTTCAAGCTTTACCATTTTTTCAAAAATAGTCCGTCTAAATTCACGGTTCTACTTGGTTTTTTGGTTGGCCAGATATTTATCAGCCCTATTGCCGGTCATTCTTTGTTCCTACAGCAGGTCCTTTATTTTTATACTTATCTGGTATTGATCTCTGCTGTTTCGGCAATTGTAGTTAAGAAAAAACAACTTTATTTTTATTTCGGACTTTACGGAATCTCGCTGGTAAGTTCCATCCTGTTTTTTAAGACTCGCTCCATGCTGTGGCTGGCAGGAAGCGAAGCTGCTGATATGCTTATGTTGATGATTGCCATCTGGGGTATTCAGAATTTCATGTGGCGGCAGAAAAGGGTCACCCGTGATTTAATTTCCGGTGCAATCTGCATCTATATGCTGGCGGGGCTGGCCTGGGCTGATGCATACAGCCTGTGTGAAATTTTCCGTAACGGGTCTTTTTCCGGAATTGATCTTGGAGATAACGTCTTCGCCATTCGCGGGGCCTTAACTTATTTCAGCTACGTAACCATGCTCACCGTAGGGTATGGTGATATCCTGCCAGTATCATATATGGCTCGCTCCCTATCTATTTTGCAGGGTCTTTTCGGTCAGATGTACTTGGCCGTTTTTATTGCCGGAATTCTCGGCGCATTTTTATCTCAGAAAAACCTAGGCTCTTCCGGCGAAGCGCAACAAGGGCCTGACGAAATAGATCAGTCTTAA
- the proB gene encoding glutamate 5-kinase produces the protein MTRMSNRIQTLKEAKRIVVKIGSAVLTTAEGINLGLICRLADQLATLHERGVDIVLVSSGAVAAGRNSIPSGAKLDDLPARQAASAIGQSRLMHEYDETFRRFGLVTSQVLLTRDDLKHRDRFLNARNTLSRLLEWRVIPIINENDTVAVQELEFGDNDTLASLILNVVEADLFINLTSADGVFDKNPDKNPDAKPLACIENIHDLDLDAMCDGKTAVGSGGMFSKMRAANRAAQLGVPTLILAGKDRMIIERIFNGEERGTWIVPDEKSVSRRKYWLAYHCDPAGDLVIDDGAQKALLSGGKSLLPAGIIEVDGKFKAGELVRVVNKEGKSLAVGLSCYNSTDIIKIMGCKSCEIESILGKCPYPEAIHRDNLLLDAAL, from the coding sequence ATGACCAGGATGAGCAACAGGATTCAGACTCTTAAGGAAGCTAAACGCATTGTTGTAAAAATCGGGAGTGCGGTTCTGACCACGGCTGAGGGAATCAACCTCGGCCTGATCTGCCGTCTTGCCGATCAGCTGGCGACCCTGCACGAACGCGGGGTCGACATAGTCCTCGTCTCGTCCGGTGCGGTTGCTGCCGGACGAAACTCCATCCCGTCCGGCGCAAAGCTGGATGACCTGCCTGCGCGCCAGGCAGCCTCGGCCATTGGTCAGTCCCGGCTCATGCATGAGTATGACGAGACTTTCCGCCGTTTCGGTCTGGTGACCTCGCAGGTTCTGCTTACCCGCGATGACCTCAAGCACCGCGACCGTTTCTTAAATGCCCGCAACACCCTTTCAAGACTCCTTGAATGGCGGGTTATCCCCATCATCAACGAAAACGACACTGTCGCAGTTCAGGAACTGGAATTCGGTGACAACGACACCCTCGCCAGCCTGATCTTAAACGTTGTTGAAGCAGATCTTTTTATCAACCTCACTTCTGCTGACGGTGTTTTCGACAAAAACCCGGACAAGAACCCTGATGCAAAGCCTCTGGCCTGCATTGAGAATATCCATGACCTCGATCTGGACGCCATGTGCGACGGCAAGACCGCCGTTGGTTCCGGTGGTATGTTCTCCAAAATGCGTGCAGCCAACCGTGCAGCTCAGCTCGGCGTGCCGACCCTGATCCTTGCGGGCAAAGACCGCATGATCATTGAGCGCATCTTTAACGGCGAAGAGCGCGGTACGTGGATTGTCCCTGATGAAAAATCAGTCTCCCGCCGCAAATACTGGCTGGCTTACCATTGTGACCCCGCAGGTGATCTCGTCATTGACGACGGAGCACAGAAGGCACTGCTTTCCGGAGGAAAGAGTCTGCTTCCCGCAGGCATTATAGAAGTAGACGGCAAATTCAAGGCCGGGGAGCTTGTTCGAGTGGTTAACAAGGAAGGCAAATCACTGGCTGTTGGGTTATCATGCTATAACTCTACAGACATCATCAAAATTATGGGTTGCAAGTCCTGTGAGATAGAGTCGATTCTCGGCAAATGCCCCTACCCTGAAGCAATTCACCGCGATAATCTGCTCTTAGACGCTGCTCTTTAA
- the obgE gene encoding GTPase ObgE — MKFIDEATITVRSGKGGNGCVAFRRERFIPKGGPSGGDGGKGGDLIFRGSSKLLTLYDFRLKRVYEARNGEQGQGRDKYGKGADDLIIDLPLGTLVYEVNTEDGSEKLIADLTVEGREMVICKGGDGGRGNIHFKSSTNQAPRQAEEGFPGEEKRIRLQLKIIADVGLLGLPNAGKSTFISKISAAKPKIAAYPFTTLVPNLGVVDDDMGNKLVIADIPGLIEGASEGHGLGHRFLKHVERTRFLVHILSAEDLSLEAPFEGFNMLDEELRIFDEEMANKTQLRVINKIDLLSEEDLEAIKGKAEEAGIKIYFISALHSDGVQELLSDMWDRFKAMNQEEENDQDEQQDSDS; from the coding sequence ATGAAATTTATAGATGAAGCAACAATTACGGTTCGTTCCGGTAAAGGCGGCAACGGATGCGTGGCATTCCGCAGAGAAAGATTTATACCTAAGGGCGGTCCCAGTGGCGGTGACGGCGGTAAAGGTGGCGACCTCATTTTCCGGGGAAGTTCCAAGCTGCTGACCCTTTACGACTTCAGGCTCAAACGAGTTTACGAAGCCAGAAATGGTGAACAAGGCCAGGGTCGGGACAAATACGGCAAAGGTGCCGATGACCTGATCATTGATCTCCCGCTCGGTACACTCGTTTACGAAGTGAATACTGAAGACGGCAGCGAAAAACTCATCGCCGACCTGACCGTAGAAGGTCGTGAAATGGTTATCTGCAAAGGCGGTGACGGCGGACGCGGAAATATCCACTTCAAATCCTCCACCAACCAGGCCCCGCGTCAGGCTGAAGAAGGATTCCCCGGCGAAGAGAAACGCATCCGCCTTCAGCTCAAGATCATTGCGGACGTAGGTCTGCTCGGTCTGCCGAACGCAGGTAAATCCACCTTTATTTCCAAAATTTCAGCTGCGAAACCAAAAATCGCAGCTTACCCATTCACTACCCTCGTGCCCAACCTCGGCGTGGTAGATGATGACATGGGTAACAAGCTGGTCATCGCCGATATTCCCGGCCTGATTGAAGGTGCCAGCGAAGGACATGGACTTGGTCACCGCTTCCTCAAACACGTGGAACGTACCAGATTCCTTGTTCATATCCTCAGTGCAGAAGATCTGAGCCTTGAAGCCCCCTTTGAAGGGTTCAACATGCTTGATGAAGAACTGCGTATCTTTGATGAAGAAATGGCCAATAAAACCCAGCTGAGGGTCATCAACAAAATCGACCTTCTCTCCGAGGAGGACCTTGAGGCAATCAAGGGCAAGGCCGAAGAAGCAGGGATTAAAATTTACTTCATATCCGCCCTTCACAGTGACGGGGTTCAAGAACTCCTCAGTGACATGTGGGACAGATTCAAGGCAATGAATCAAGAGGAAGAAAATGACCAGGATGAGCAACAGGATTCAGACTCTTAA
- the rpmA gene encoding 50S ribosomal protein L27 translates to MAHKKAGGSSKNGRDSNAQRRGVKRFGGQEVLAGNILVRQVGSKVHAGKNVGTGKDWTLFALVDGVVKYEKYIRKNRVKTRVHIVPAEA, encoded by the coding sequence ATGGCTCATAAGAAAGCGGGCGGTAGCTCGAAGAACGGTCGCGATAGTAATGCCCAAAGACGTGGTGTAAAACGTTTTGGTGGTCAGGAAGTACTGGCTGGCAACATTCTCGTTCGCCAGGTTGGTAGTAAAGTCCACGCTGGTAAAAACGTTGGCACCGGTAAAGACTGGACTTTGTTTGCACTGGTTGACGGTGTTGTGAAGTACGAAAAGTACATTCGCAAAAACCGCGTAAAAACCAGAGTACACATCGTACCTGCAGAAGCCTAG
- the rplU gene encoding 50S ribosomal protein L21, producing the protein MYAIIETGGKQFRVEEGLELNVQKMDAEAGTKVDLDKILLIGQGEDVKIGAPYVEGAKVSCTVVEHGRDKKIVVFKKRRRKDSQTKQGHRQDYTRIKVEAIQA; encoded by the coding sequence ATGTATGCAATAATTGAGACTGGCGGCAAGCAGTTCCGCGTTGAAGAAGGTCTGGAACTCAATGTCCAGAAAATGGACGCTGAAGCAGGCACAAAAGTCGATCTGGATAAAATTCTTCTTATCGGTCAGGGCGAAGACGTTAAAATCGGCGCTCCTTATGTTGAAGGTGCGAAGGTTTCCTGCACTGTTGTAGAACACGGTCGTGACAAAAAGATCGTTGTTTTCAAGAAAAGACGCAGGAAAGACTCTCAGACCAAACAGGGTCATCGTCAGGACTACACAAGAATCAAAGTGGAAGCCATTCAGGCTTAA